A genomic stretch from Mycobacterium paraterrae includes:
- a CDS encoding DUF429 domain-containing protein, with protein sequence MHFVGLDLAWGERNNTGVAVVDSDGRLLHVGAAHDDDSISAAVEPYLSGDCLVAIDAPLIVANPTGSRPCEAALNRDFRSFEAGAHPANTTNPALTHPRAARIATALSLDMNPASRSSRRAIEVYPHPATIALFGLAKTLKYKKGSFEKRQQELLRLMTLIEGLDRATPRLRINHNQTWMELRRRVEAATRPVHLDRDEDPVDAVLCAYVGLYWYHRPEDVTIYGDYGSGYIVTPTLQAAVPPR encoded by the coding sequence ATGCACTTTGTCGGGCTGGACCTCGCCTGGGGCGAGCGAAACAACACCGGCGTCGCCGTCGTCGACTCCGACGGCCGGCTGCTGCACGTCGGCGCCGCGCACGATGACGACAGCATCTCGGCGGCGGTCGAGCCCTACCTCAGCGGCGACTGTCTGGTGGCCATCGATGCGCCACTGATCGTTGCCAACCCGACTGGGTCGCGGCCGTGCGAGGCAGCCCTCAACCGCGATTTCCGCAGCTTCGAGGCCGGCGCCCACCCGGCCAACACCACGAACCCGGCGCTCACCCATCCGCGCGCCGCCCGAATCGCCACCGCGCTGAGCCTGGACATGAACCCGGCGTCGCGTTCCTCCCGGCGAGCGATCGAGGTGTACCCCCATCCGGCGACCATCGCGTTGTTCGGTTTGGCAAAGACCCTGAAGTACAAGAAGGGATCGTTCGAGAAGCGTCAGCAGGAGCTGCTGCGCTTGATGACGCTGATCGAGGGACTGGACAGAGCAACACCGCGGCTGCGGATCAACCACAACCAGACCTGGATGGAGTTGCGCAGGCGGGTCGAGGCCGCCACCCGCCCGGTGCATCTCGACCGCGACGAAGATCCCGTCGACGCCGTGCTGTGCGCGTACGTCGGGCTGTATTGGTATCACCGACCCGAAGACGTGACCATCTACGGCGACTACGGGAGCGGCTACATCGTCACCCCGACCCTGCAGGCCGCGGTGCCGCCGCGGTAA